From the Salvelinus fontinalis isolate EN_2023a chromosome 35, ASM2944872v1, whole genome shotgun sequence genome, one window contains:
- the LOC129834946 gene encoding uncharacterized protein LOC129834946, with amino-acid sequence MGTQSSWGPLRVLWVALLLTTLRPNASPQRFAPTLRPNASPQRFAPTLRPNALVHLQRFAPPLRPNASLQRFAPPPTLRSTSNASPHLQRFAPPPTLRPNASLHLQRFNPTLRPNPSLHLQLFAPPPTLRSTSNASPQRFAPTLRSTSNALPSLQRFAPPPMLRPNTFAPTLRSTSNASPQRFAPTLRSTSNALPSLQRFVPPPMLRPKASPQRLRPNVSLHLQRFRPNAFAPTLRSTSNASPQRFAPPPTLRPNASLHLQRFAPTLHSTSNASPQHFTPPPTLRSTSNASPQHFTPPPTLRSTSNASPQHFTPPPTLRSTSNASPQHFTPPPTLRSTSNASPQHFTPPPTLRSTSNASPQHFTPPPTLRSTSNASPQHFTPPPTLRSTSNASPQHFTPPPTLRSTSNASPQHFTPPPTLRSTSNASPQHFTPPPTLRSTSNASPQHFTPPPTLRSTSNASLHLQRFAPTLHSTSNASL; translated from the exons ATGGGAACCCAGAGCTCGTGGGGCCCCTTGCGGGTGCTGTGG gtggcgctcctctTGACAACGCTTCGCCCCAACGCTTCGCCCCAACGCTTCGCCCCAACGCTTCGCCCCAACGCTTCGCCCCAACGCTTCGCTCCAACGCTTCGCCCCAACGCTTTGGTCCACCTCCAACGCTTCGCTCCACCGCTTCGCCCCAACGCTTCGCTCCAACGCTTCGCCCCACCTCCAACGCTTCGCTCCACCTCCAACGCTTCGCCCCACCTCCAACGCTTCGCTCCACCGCCAACGCTTCGCCCCAATGCTTCGCTCCACCTCCAACGCTTCAACCCAACGCTTCGCCCCAACCCTTCGCTTCACCTCCAGCTTTTTGCTCCACCTCCAACGCTTCGCTCCACCTCCAATGCTTCGCCCCAACGCTTCGCCCCAACGCTTCGCTCCACCTCCAACGCTTTGCCCTCCCTCCAACGCTTCGCTCCACCTCCAATGCTTCGCCCCAACACTTTTGCCCCAACGCTTCGCTCCACCTCCAACGCTTCGCCCCAACGCTTCGCCCCAACGCTTCGCTCCACCTCCAACGCTTTGCCCTCCCTCCAACGCTTCGTTCCACCTCCAATGCTTCGCCCCAAAGCTTCGCCCCAACGCCTTCGCCCCAATGTTTCGCTCCACCTCCAACGCTTTCGCCCCAACGCTTTCGCCCCAACGCTTCGCTCCACCTCCAACGCTTCGCCCCAACGCTTCGCTCCACCTCCAACGCTTCGCCCCAACGCTTCGCTCCACCTCCAACGCTTCGCCCCAACACTTCACTCCACCTCCAACGCTTCGCCCCAACACTTCACTCCACCTCCAACGCTTCGCTCCACCTCCAACGCTTCGCCCCAACACTTCACTCCACCTCCAACGCTTCGCTCCACCTCCAACGCTTCGCCCCAACACTTCACTCCACCTCCAACGCTTCGCTCCACCTCCAACGCTTCGCCCCAACACTTCACTCCACCTCCAACGCTTCGCTCCACCTCCAACGCTTCGCCCCAACACTTCACTCCACCTCCAACGCTTCGCTCCACCTCCAACGCTTCGCCCCAACACTTCACTCCACCTCCAACGCTTCGCTCCACCTCCAACGCTTCGCCCCAACACTTCACTCCACCTCCAACGCTTCGCTCCACCTCCAACGCTTCGCCCCAACACTTCACTCCACCTCCAACGCTTCGCTCCACCTCCAACGCTTCGCCCCAACACTTCACTCCACCTCCAACGCTTCGCTCCACCTCCAACGCTTCGCCCCAACACTTCACTCCACCTCCAACGCTTCGCTCCACCTCCAACGCTTCGCCCCAACACTTCACTCCACCTCCAACGCTTCGCTCCACCTCCAACGCTTCGCTCCACCTCCAACGCTTCGCCCCAACACTTCACTCCACCTCCAACGCTTCTCTTTAA